One stretch of Euphorbia lathyris chromosome 7, ddEupLath1.1, whole genome shotgun sequence DNA includes these proteins:
- the LOC136235443 gene encoding succinate dehydrogenase subunit 5, mitochondrial, with the protein MEKMVLLRSVCRAASFRYSRSAAITGHHLRHHLASRSIFTLSAPAPLNRITSGYDSRFVIGIGNRRYFSEDATHLPAIQDSDIHNVFKDLMAASWDEIYDTVIHDVKKALSKSTDDKAAQEILKNVFRAAEAVEEFSGMLMSLKMELDDSIGLSGEDVKPLSDEFANALRTVFQRYSAYLDAFGPDETYLRKKVETELGSKMIYLKMRCSGLGSEWGKVTVLGTSGLAGSYVEHRA; encoded by the exons ATGGAAAAGATGGTATTACTTAGATCCGTGTGCCGAGCTGCGTCTTTCCGTTATTCGCGTTCCGCAGCTATTACCGGTCACCATCTCCGCCACCACTTGGCTTCCCGATCAATATTTACTCTCTCTGCTCCTGCCCCTCTCAATCGCATCACTTCTG GTTATGATTCTCGTTTCGTAATTGGGATTGGCAACAGACGGTATTTTAGTGAAGATGCAACGCACTTGCCTGCCATACAGGATTCTGACATTCATAATGTTTTCAAGGACTTGATGGCTGCAAGTTGGGATGAGATTTATGACACTGTCATCCATGATGTGAAGAAGGCATTGTCCAAAAGTACTGATGACAAAGCTGCTCAAGAAATCTTGAAGAATGTTTTCCGGGCAGCTGAAGCTGTTGAGGAATTTAGCGGCATGCTGATGTCTCTAAAAATGGAACTAGATGACAGCATTGGATTGAGTGGTGAG GATGTAAAACCTTTGTCAGATGAATTTGCCAATGCGCTACGCACTGTTTTTCAACGATATTCTGCATATTTGGATGCATTTGGGCCTGATGAGActtatttgaggaagaaagtAGAGACAGAGTTGGGTTCAAAGATGATATACTTGAAGATGAGATGCAGCGGGCTTGGTTCAGAGTGGGGAAAG
- the LOC136234940 gene encoding probable carboxylesterase 2, translating to MDSTTTELVYEIKGALRVYKNGTVERFLDTDFVPPSFNLPPSLSSKDVTIISDPNITARLYLPKIDYPNQKFPLLLYFHGGAFCLSSPFNNKYHNYIAKLVAEANIVAVSVNYRKAPEHPIPAAFEDSWAALQWIASHRNNNGPEPWLNDHADFGRLFLAGEISGGNIAHNLAISAGASDSGLGIEILGVALVHPFFWGSESVGSEWMDPDRKAAVDGLWPMICPSNPDNDDPRVNPVVEGGAGLVGLGCKRVFVAVSEKDILKDRGWIYYNVLSRCGWMGVAEICETEGEEHGFHLNDLESEKAKDLIESLCFFFNRDMPSF from the coding sequence ATGGACTCCACCACCACCGAACTAGTCTACGAGATCAAAGGCGCTCTCCGAGTATACAAAAACGGCACCGTTGAACGATTCCTCGACACTGATTTCGTTCCCCCATCCTTCAATCTACCTCCTTCCCTTTCTTCCAAAGACGTCACTATAATCTCGGATCCCAACATTACAGCTCGTCTCTACCTTCCAAAAATCGATTATCCTAACCAGAAATTCCCTCTCCTCCTTTACTTCCACGGCGGCGCCTTTTGCCTCTCATCGCCGTTCAATAACAAATACCACAACTACATAGCCAAACTAGTAGCTGAAGCTAACATCGTTGCAGTTTCTGTGAATTACAGAAAAGCCCCGGAGCATCCAATTCCAGCTGCTTTTGAAGATTCATGGGCTGCACTACAGTGGATAGCTTCCCATCGTAACAATAATGGACCCGAGCCATGGCTAAACGACCACGCAGATTTCGGTAGACTGTTTTTGGCCGGTGAAATTTCCGGCGGTAACATTGCTCATAACTTGGCTATAAGTGCTGGAGCTTCCGATTCCGGGCTCGGGATTGAGATTCTGGGGGTTGCTTTAGTGCACCCGTTTTTTTGGGGGTCCGAAAGCGTAGGATCCGAGTGGATGGATCCGGATAGGAAAGCAGCAGTAGATGGATTGTGGCCAATGATTTGCCCGTCAAACCCGGATAATGATGACCCGCGGGTGAACCCGGTGGTAGAGGGTGGGGCGGGTTTGGTAGGACTTGGATGCAAGAGAGTGTTTGTTGCGGTGAGTGAAAAGGATATATTGAAAGATAGAGGGTGGATTTATTATAATGTGTTAAGTAGGTGTGGATGGATGGGTGTGGCTGAAATATGTGAGACAGAAGGAGAAGAACATGGGTTTCATTTGAATGATTTGGAGAGTGAGAAAGCTAAGGACTTAATTGAAAGTTTGTGTTTTTTCTTTAATAGAGATATGCCttccttttaa